A region from the Ictalurus punctatus breed USDA103 chromosome 25, Coco_2.0, whole genome shotgun sequence genome encodes:
- the calm1b gene encoding calmodulin-1b: MADQLTEEQIAEFKEAFSLFDKDGDGTITTKELGTVMRSLGQNPTEAELQDMINEVDADGNGTIDFPEFLTMMARKMKDTDSEEEIREAFRVFDKDGNGYISAAELRHVMTNLGEKLTDEEVDEMIREADIDGDGQVNYEEFVQMMTAK, encoded by the exons GCTGATCAGCTAACAGAGGAACAAATCGCAG aGTTTAAGGAGGCGTTCTCACTGTTCGATAAGGACGGAGATGGCACCATCACGACTAAAGAGCTGGGCACGGTGATGCGCTCTCTGGGACAAAACCCCACCGAGGCCGAGCTGCAGGACATGATCAATGAAGTCGACGCTGACg GTAATGGAACAATCGACTTCCCCGAGTTCTTGACCATGATGGCCAGAAAGATGAAGGACACGGACAGCGAGGAGGAGATCCGCGAGGCCTTCCGGGTTTTCGATAAG GATGGAAATGGCTACATCAGCGCTGCAGAACTGCGTCACGTCATGACAAACCTGGGCGAGAAGCTCACGGACGAGGAAGTGGATGAGATGATCAGAGAAGCCGATATCGACGGAGATGGTCAGGTGAACTACGAAG aattTGTACAGATGATGACTGCAAAGTGA